The Lathyrus oleraceus cultivar Zhongwan6 chromosome 5, CAAS_Psat_ZW6_1.0, whole genome shotgun sequence genome includes the window acgggttgcgtcccgagatcaagcaggcgattggatatcagaggattagagtgttttctgatttggttgactgttgcaggatttttgaacaggattccaaggcaagagctgagagctatcagcagagagttgataggagaggcaagaatcagatggatcgtggaaaaccgtatgcagctggcaaaggttttcagaggcagagtgggacGAAGAGGactagtgggggagattctagtgctcctgttaagtgttacagatgtggtcaggctggacatcgtatccatgagtgtaccagtaatgagaagaagtgtttcaaatgtggaaaaggtggtcatttggctgcagagtgtcggttgaagactgtgacttgtttcaactgtggagagttgggtcatatcagtccacagtgtcctaagccgaagaaagagaatcagtcaggaggcaaggtctttgctttatcgggttctgagacttctgcagatgatcgtttgatccgaggtacgtgttatattaatggctttcctcttgtagctattattgacaccggtgctactcattcttttatatctttggattgtgctgtgaaacttaagttagagatatctaagatgtttggaagtatggtgattgatactcctgcgaagggttcagtaactactacttcagtttgtctaagttgtcccttgagtatttttggtagagactttgggatagaccttgtgtgtcttccactagtgcagattgatgttattctgggtatgaactggttggtgtttaaccgggtttctatcaactgttttgataagacaatgatatttcctgagattggagaaggaaagagtttgtttttatcagcaaggcaagtggatgaggaagtagctgatggggcagagctgtttatgctattagcgactttggaggctaacggtaaactggtgattggcgatctcgctgtggtgtgtgattttcctgatgtgtttccggaagaagtgaatgaattgccgccagagcgtgaagttgagttctcaattgatttggtacctggtactagaccgatatcgatggctccgtaccgtatgtctgctgttgagctagccgaattgaagagtcagttggaagatctgttggataagaaatttattcgtccgagtgtgtcaccgtggggtgcaccagtgttgttggttaagaagaaagaaggtactatgaggttgtgtgtggactacaggcaactgaataaagtgacgatcaagaatcggtatcctttaccgaggattgatgatttgatggatcagttggttggtgcaagtgtgttcagtaagatagacttgagatctgggtatcatcagatacgtgtgaaaactgaagatattcagaagactgctttcagaacaaggtatggacattatgagtattctgtgatgccttttggtgtgactaatgcgcctggagtatttatgaagtatatgaataggattttccatccgtacctagatcaatttgttgtggtgtttattgatgacattttggtgtattcgaaatctgaagaagagcatgctgagcatttgagagtggttttgggagttctacgagaaaagaagttatttgctaaactgtcgaagtgtgaattttggttagaagaagttagttttcttggtcatgtgatttccagaggtggtgttgccgttgatccttctaagatagaagcggtatctaagtgggaagctccgaagtcagtttctgaaataagaagttttcttggacttgcaggttattataggaaatttattgagggattttccaagttggcgttaccgttgacaatgttgactagaaaggggcaagcgtttgtttgggactcaaaatgtgaagaaggtttccaagagttgaagagaaggttgactactgctcctattctgatattaccgagttcgtcggaaccatttgaggtttactgtgatgcttcattgttgggtttgggtggcgtgttgatgcagaataagcaggttatagcttatgcttcgagacagctaagggttcatgagaggaactatccgacacatgatttagagttggcagctgtggtatttgttctgaagttgtggaggcattatttgtatgggtcaagatttgaagttttcagtgaccataaaagtttaaagtatttgtttgatcagaaagagctgaatatgagacagaggagatggttagaatttctgaaagattatgattttggtttgaattaccatccgggtaaagcaaacgtggtggctgatgcattgagtcggaaatcattgcatatgtctatgttaatggttaaggaattggatttaattgagcagttcagagacttgagtttggtgtgtgagagtacccacaatagtgttaaattgggaatgttgaagttgacgagtaatattctggatgagatcagagagggtcagaaatccgatatgcttttggttgataagttgactttagtgaatcaaggtcagggtggtgaattccgagttgatgagaatggtgttttgagatttggtaatcgggtgtgtattccagatgttacaggacttaagaagagtattcttgaagaaggacatcgtagtggtttgagtattcatcctggagctacgaagatgtatcatgatttgaaaagattattttggtggccaggaatgaagagagaaattgcgagttttgtttattcctgtttgacttgtcagaagtcaaagattgagcatcagaagccgtctgggctaatgcaaccgttggctattccagagtggaagtgggatagtatcagtatggattttgtttctggtttgccgaggacaagtaagaattttgaggctatttgggtgattgttgacagattgacaaagtcggctcatttcattccgatcagaatggattatccgttagagaggctagccgagttgtatattgagaagattgtaagtttgcatggtattccgtcgagtattgtttcggacagagatcctagatttacatcgaagttctgggaaggtttgcagagggctttaggaactaagctgagattgagttctgcatatcatccgcagactgatggtcagactgagaggacgattcagtcattagaagatcttttgagagcttgtgttttggaaaaaggaggtgcttgggattgttatttgcctttgattgagtttacctacaacaatagttttcattcgagcatcggtatggcaccgtttgaagctttgtatggtaggagatgtcggacacctttatgttggtatgagtccggtgagggtgctgtggttggaccggaaattgttcaacaaactacagaaaagattaagatgattcaggagaagatgagaattgctcagagtcgtcagaagagttatcatgataagaggaggaagtcacttgagttccaagagggagatcatgtgtttcttcgtgttactccgataactggtgttggtcgagctttgaagtcgaagaagttgacacctcgatttattggtccctatcagattttggagaggataggagaggtagcctatcgtatcgccttaccaccgtcgcttgcgaatttgcatgacgtttttcatgtgtctcagttgaggagatacattcatgacccgtcgcatgttgtccaagtagatgatgtacaggtgagagataacctgactgttgaaacatcacctatgaggattgaggatcgagagttgaagcagttgcggggtaaagagattgccttggtgaaggtagcttggggaggaccagcaggtggcaatgtgacttgggaactcgagagtcagatgaaggagtcttatccggagttgttcgcttgaggtatgttttcgaggacgaaaactcttttagtgggggagagttgtaacaccccgataataatatgtatttatttaaattaaattaataatatgtttattaatttaattagaatatttgaattattattattattttggaataataattattgggataattatttattggaataatatataagttggaatttagaaaaatcccattttttggtaaaaaggttaatttcacgtgaaaagggaaaagaggcagaaagggcaaaaagcaaaagaacgaaggttgaaggaagggaaagcttggagctcagagactgccggattaactcaggtaaggggggtttatcatcggttaaagggtattatatgataatatgtactgggtagtgataaccattggttgtatctctgatttgattgatgcatgatgaaatggtgaaatattggatgaatgaaattggataatgaaattggatgataattgaaaagaattcgtaggaattagaagagataatgttaggattggtgaagatgaataggatatgattcgtgtagatgatatggacgattattttgtgtaatttggactgtgggaggttggatcggataggtttcgtaacagagaaagccatagcagatctgagagttctggtttctggtcatacgcgtatggcactaggcaatacgcgtatgagctggctgatacgcgtatggaggaggccttacgcgtatgggagaaaaagatgatattttgaacgtaaattggtctctgttggtacgcgtaatgggaagttgttacgcgtagcgtacgcgtatgggataggtggtacgcgtatgagttgggcgaggaaatgcgcaatacgcgtaagagagtaggcattacgcgtatggagttggccaggtttgggcaatacgcgtatggcatggacagtacgcgtatgggcagagttgggattttcctgaactgttgttgtgcagtttttggttgtttaggctgagtgatgcgacttagctgagatatgatgtgatagggatcatttcccgttgttttgagtggcataggtattagtagagtgtgctaatactgtgtttgcttttgtggcatgatatgatatgcttttgtgattaattatgttgatgatgtgtgatggtatacatgatgatgtgaatgtatacatttgtgaatagactgtattatggcttagagtgtgagcatgtgtctattcttgattattgttgatgttgcattgctaggtgattagcatgcatattgtggccttcgggtggtagctaattcccatggtgaggaattagtgagtttagtcatttttggactgttgttgattgtttgcatgctaggtgattagcgtgcatttcatggcccatttggggtggtagctaattcccatggtgaggaattagtgagtgagtcactatgtctcaaatgagtgggactagtgagcttggtagccgtgcctggatttggacggtgaggttgaactatatgttcacaaatagtcggtaccgcatgcatagagtctcattgcataatgaatgtatggcatatgatatgaatggatgtattccagtatcatatgtgtgttgtgtgttgtgttgttaatgattgaatatgatggagatttgtactgttgattatgatgtttgaatggatattactgttgctgaatgcgtagtctaattagggtgaattaatgtgttaattacttggcattacatgttgttctataatgcttattatattgattgaggaactcacccttacgcctatttttcaggtaacgagaaatgagttgagtagaagcttatgcttggagtctagagtagttcttatgggtcatgctctgatagatgtaacatcgggagggaatgttttaattaatttgatattggttgttggatgatttacatgtatagtgttacatgttttacattgatgttgaatttgattccgctgcgaattatgcaaaagaccttattttgatttaaataaatgagcatgacaggatatttgatgaatgtagtgaaatgattgtgtgacacccttcggggcataattactctgatgaatatatgtgtattttaattataataatttggggtatttagaagggtgttacatgtctccttgtttcagcgatccttgcatctgcacgtaaggattgtaccatacattTCTGAAGGTTCATatgaacccaaatttaaccttgtcatgtgttgggaTGGGCAGTATACATGACTTGCTGGTATTGactcctcttcctcttcagcgttcaccatcgaatcaaccatgatctcaggttcctcttcttcgtcgtctggaacattcacctcagcttgttcgtcatcagtctcacaaaacacttgtgactgatcaatatactgagacacctgttgttgatgtggtaatatatacaactctatatcgttttaatcagattgttcgtgactgacaaacatatgatgaacatcatcatcatctcgaatcttcttctgataaaattttatctggttttctgcaaaccaaaccggatttttatagatgatttggcccacattactgcactacaatttcttttctattctttgtttcagatgtgaaaaattgATCGTCGGTTTATTGTAAATCGAGTTACCTgtgtgtttcgaaaacaaaaaccgaacagCTGATGATCAtatatttcaccttcgacatggACACTAATCATGTAATATTGTGTGGAATACAttttgttgaaatattaaatatgtagataGCTTGAATGGAATTTAATGCATTGCTAAGTTATTCATATGCACAACATAAATAGCTTGGTCATTGCTAAGTTGGTCGTTACATTGATAACTTGGTCATTGTCCgtacagacttgaccatgcatgcagtaGAAAGAATCAACCATGCAGAGAAAAGAGTGACAAGAATACACATACGCCAGGGAATCAAAAAGTCTCTGAACCCTGAGCCCTAAGACTCCCACCTAGGCGCCCATTCCACaggcgccataaagtaactgGGGCGCCAAAGGGTTGGGCGCCTCTTCACAAAAAATGGCCTTaggcgccactaggaagggcaccccttcccattgccctacactaaggcgccaagaggaagggcgcctcttccttgcatgtgaggaatcacatgtaggcgccaagaggaagggcgcctcttcccttgcatgtggtttcttcacatgcgcctagAAGAGATTCCTCACATGCTTTGTCTCACATGCATTCTGAAGTTTGTCATTCCCTTGTCTCCTCTTGCCATTCCATGCAACAAATCACATTCATTTTAGGTTGCAAACatactcactcattcatctataaatagcctctcatatcaacaatatcaaatcatcttcatcaatactcaattaTATTCTTCTACCACACTTCTTTCATATACCACactcaagctttgcaaaatcaaatcatgtctttgttgactatgggcgatgaacacagaggcacactcgagaatatctcggcatttgtatgttatctctctctttttactttttatgtttttagtcttatacctttgttatctctctcttttttactttctatgtttttcttacttcttATAGATGTGTGTTTGTTGAGTATGTATTTCGTCTTCTTATtgtattttcttacttttttgttattaggatccgaagcggtttagatgccgtgtacatgaatatgtatcccacgatcctttaatagaaccatatattagaggatgtggatttgaAAATCTACTAAACATTGTTCCAAGACCCACAAATTTCACCTTCtgattggtgagtgtaccgttacacttgaggacgtgtacatgttgtttGGTCTCTgtatagatggaaaggcagtgaatgatcgagttaaccaagacaacaatatctgcaatgaattattgggagcccctttgttagacgaagaaactgagggagacacatccggtcaagcaagggggcaaggtataaatttaaaatacctaaaacaatattatgtcagtatagtattgtccgacgattcaaccgagtatgagaaaataataaaagctcggtgttatattatgattttatttgataactttttgtttccagaaagtacaggtaattctgtgaatataatgtatttacctttattacgcaacattaataaggttatagttggggttcaactgtgttggctcatctatatagtgcaatgtgtagaactgcaaaaaagaatatTTGTACTTTTTTTTTATGTgcgtatttgcttcaagcttgggggtggttaagaatgtcgtcgctcgccccgataaatgagcgcccattcgtgttgtcgtttgcaaccaagtaagtctaacactttaccattcaccatttagttaattatatttattattataattaacagtaaataatatttgtcacttcttttttatcttaggtggtcagtaaggggaatgaactacaacaggtgtctgaaacacgctattgtagtctatcaaaatctattggatcacattggacatgacgatgtaataatcctacccaactatattttaatttaaaaatacttctcaaattattttccataTAACCATTTCatattgttttacagtttgtttggaggccatatctgggtctgaatcatgatgtgaaccatgacgatgctgcagtttggacaacgaAGACACCGATTATCTGATTCATTacggtggaaatgcaccagagtgaccgggtcaaactgtAGTTCGGAATGCTACAATAGATTTCAGAATCTCCCACctgtttggggaattggcatcaaaaaagggttgatgcacaGTGGGATTATTTTGACTagagagactttgcaaaagacatgtgtcgtcaatggaggaatcgacgacaacacatcttgaacgaaccagtcatccatggtgcaagacccactcaacaatatatggcatggtctaggtcggtaacaactcagcaatttgtatctgagacgcggtatttgatggatccacgctaacttgcttcgtcatcgtatgccccacaacaattcaccacccaacaccaatgtgaacccacccaaacccaacaaccaaccacatAACATCAATAgaccacatacacacaacaaccaaacacccaacatcgcaacccgttcatgccaaccatccaacaaccaaccatccaacaTCGCACCCCgttcataccacccacccaaactcaaaaccaagaatcaaaccccgtATCCACAACCGTCTACATTCCAAATAATACATGTGAGTCACTTCATCatagccccccaccaatgaacacTCAACCcttgtttaactatagtacgccccaggaaccattgcttcgtttccaaaacgacGTAATGGCCTAATTTGGGTAAATATACCGTCcccaattcacccaaccccaacgccctaactacgatgacatgggcaccgaactccattacggaaaCGCCGTTGGCCAGAGTCCCTCCGGATATTAtgagcaaatgatgacacatctgtcaaataccgctggaactttCACCGGACCTTCCAACCTGtcatcgctcgatcaggtcagcatccaaagaccacaaacaccaGAAGAAAATtgtgggagacctcggagacaaactaaTGCACCAGGATGTGGAATCGGGAGACGTTATAATCGGGCCGGTCATTAGTTTATTGTTAGTCCAATGTAACAAATTATTACATATTcaatgaatttttttattttcattactatttcttatttattaaataataaaaattaaatattaaaaattaaaaaaattaaaaaaattaaaaaagttaaaaaaaattaaaaaaattaaaaaaattaaaaaaaattaaaaattaaaataaaaaataggagggggtgtatgcgccatatgaattggcgcatacaccaatCAAATGAAGctaggcgccactagcattggcgcctcctcatgagaCCCAATGTAGGCGCTCATAAGGAGCTcaatgcatgcgtcaatgctattggcgcctcctctttAAGCTTTGAggatgcgccaattcatctggcgcatccaCTACCAAACTTAgttattttgataattttttttgaataattaattattttcaattttttttttaaaaatgattattttaaaaaaaaatccacTATTTAAGTGTTTCGTGTGAGACTATTTTTAATTTAGTGTTGGCTATGTAGTGAAATCCTAGGAGTTGGAATAGAAGTTTCATAAGCTTATCATAATCCACGTCAGATTCCATAGGATAGGGTTTCCTCTATCCATCAGTACTTTGATTTTGTAAagatttataataataataataataataataataataataataataataataataataataataatattttttgACATCATAGTTTATTATAGACCACTTTAAATATATGTTAGGCTTCCTAATCAAATAAAATGTCtcatttatatttatttatttatcttaAAACAATTGTCTTGTTATAAATAcaatatttattatttttattgataaatctttaaaaaaaatatatttcaAATGGAATACTTGTTATGAGAAGGAATGAGTACTaatttatttgaaaaaatattttatcATCTTTCACTAAACCAACAATTTAATAGGAAAACAACAGTATTGTAACTTCTTCTGTTTATATATAACTATAATATAGTATCTTATTGTGTCCTTTAACTAGATAAGCATGCCAACCCTACCTGCAAACATGTGAGTTTAATAAGCATGCAAGTCTCTTCACACTATTTAAGTGTTTCTTGTGAGACTATTTTGTATTTAAGCATGTCAACCCTACTTGCAAACATATGAGCTATGTAGTGAAATCCACCTGACTCATGATTCATGATGTACAAAATCCAAGAATATTGACTCCACCTACTTCTTAGCAGATTACATAGGATAGGGTTTCCTCTATCCGATAGAACTTTGATTTTGTAAAGATTTAGAACATCTTAAGCTGTTTGAATTATGCTGTAACTTCTTCTGGTTTGACTCATGTGAACATCTTAAGCATGCAAGTCTCTTCAGAGTATATAAGTGTTTTTCCTAAGACTAGTATTTTGTATTTATTGTTGGATATGTGAACAACATAATAGGAATTATTTCTCGCACAAAATACAAGAACCTAGGATGTGGACTCCACATACTACTTCTGAGCACAGACTACATAGCATAGGTTTCCTCTATCCCAACACTTATTATATTATATGCATATTTgaataatattttaattatatatatatatatatatatatatatatatatatatatatatatatatattatatatatatatatatatatatatatatatatatatatatatatatatatatatatataatatattttgACATCATTGTTGATTATAGATCACTTTAAAATTCATCTATTTCTTagtattttttaaaaatatattttaggACTCTAATCAAATAAAATGTCtcatttgtattttttttaattttaaaacaaCCTTTTTATAAATACAacatttattatttttattgatATATCTTTATTTATGAATTTTAGTTTTAATTCATTATTAATTATATGATTATTATAATATTAtcattaaaattaatattttgaattattatctttaaaaaaatattatatttcAAATGGAATACTTGTGAGAAGGAATGACTACTAATTTATTTGGAGAAATATTTTATCATCTTTGATTAAATCAATAAATCAATAATTTAATAGTAAACCGTAAACCGACAATATTATCAGCCTAGTTGCAAACATGTGAGCTTAATAAGCATGCAAGTCTCTACACACTATTTAAGTGTTTCTTGGGTGACTCTTTTGTATTTATTGATGATTATGTAATGAAATCCTAGGAGGTGGAGCAGAAGATTTATTATGAGTCATGTGCAGTGAATTCACTAATTAAAGATtagatatattttttttaatacTAACTTGTGTCCTAGAGGCACAAGATAagaattaaaaaaatatatttatgttAGAAATTGTATATTGATTTTAATAAAGatattaaattaattttataattaattttttcaATACAAATTTTTTATATGTGGATGTCTTATCTTTGTGTATTTATTATCAATGAAAAATAAATATTACATGAAAATATTATGATAATTTAGTTAATAATTCATTTTGTAACACTtgattttttaaatttaattgttattgttgtatttttatttttattataaacTTAGTCATAAATCTCAATATCCATTGGATTTATATAGATACTTATATTTATTAAGGAGACTAAACATTTAAATATATTATGTTATCTCTTAAATATGAATATTTAAATTTGTTAtgttatttcttttatttatttccttttCTTAACAGTTAACGATATGTAGTTATCTAAACCACCATGACttttaaaacaaaatatttataattaatttATATCTTTTGAATAATAATGCgaataataaaaatatattaaaaaaatatacaaaacaaatatttataattgagtttttttaaaaaaaattagcatcatcaatataaaaataaataCAACTACGATACACACACTTTAAAAATTCATCTATTCCTTAGTTTTTACCATCACATAACTTATGAACATCTTAAGCATGCAAGGCTCTTCAGAGTACTTAAGTATTTTTCCTGAGACAATTTTGTATTTATTGTTGGCTATGTAGTAATAAATGGGTTCATAATTATTATCACTTCATCAATAAATTAAAAGAAActaatcatttttttaaaaaactcaaaaaataaATGTTACTAAATAAACTGTATTTAGATGTATGAACtttaaattataaattttaaaaaatagtCTTAACAACTAAAATCTCAATATCTTGGTTAtttattcattttcttttaattcaCTTATAAATAATGTAAAAGatataaattataattaaaagaaataattttGTCAAACAAAGTCTTAAAGTCCAATTATTTGTACTTTTTCTTCTCATTCAGTTATAAATAGGCCAACTCAATTCCACTTCAATGCATCTTTTACACTAAAATAGTTTTTCAACAATAAAATAGCAGGAAAAAAATGACACACAAAGTTGTTTTGTTTCTCCTACCTTTTCTCCTGCTCTTGTTGATTGTAAGTTACTGCATGCTTTTATCTCTTAAATTTATATTTTTCATCACCTAAATATCGTAATCTATCATTTCTCATTATCTATATTTGCATTCATTCATAATCAAATGCTTCTATTTGATTtgataaaataatatttttttgttgtaatgaaatttaaaaaattacttttctttcatttttatttcaaattttgTATTCATATGCTATAATGATTATGTCTTAACTGTGCAATAAAATATGTCTCATTTTTTTTAATCAAATCTACCATCCAAATATCACTCAATAATATCCCTTCATTCAATTGCATTGTAGAATGGACAAGGAAGCTCTGCTCGATATATCAAACTTGAGCAAGAGAGTGTAGAAGAAAAGGAAGTTGATCAACCTTACATTGATGGTTGGCTCAAAAATCCATTGAAGAATCAAAAACTCATCCATGACTCCAACCAAGTTtaccttgatggatggttgaaagataccCGAACTGAGAGAGCAAAATCTTCCCCCGATTCCAACCAAGTAtaccttgatggatggttgaaagatacTCGAACTGAGAAAACAAAATCAACCGCAGACTCCAACCAAGTTTAtcttgatggatggttgaaagataTCAGAGTTGAGAAAGCTAAGTCCACCCCTAACTCAAACCAAATTtaccttgatggatggttgaaagatacTCGAGCAGAAAAAACAAAATCCACCCCTGACTCCAACCAAGTTTAtcttgatggatggttgaaagataccCGAGCAGAGAAAGCAAAATCCACGTCTGACTCCAACCAAGTTtaccttgatggatggttgaaagatacTCGAGCTGAGAAAGTAAAATCTACTGCTGACTCCAACCAAGTTTAtcttgatggatggttga containing:
- the LOC127086003 gene encoding uncharacterized protein LOC127086003 isoform X4; translated protein: MTHKVVLFLLPFLLLLLINGQGSSARYIKLEQESVEEKEVDQPYIDGWLKNPLKNQKLIHDSNQVYLDGWLKDTRTERAKSSPDSNQVYLDGWLKDTRTEKTKSTADSNQVYLDGWLKDIRVEKAKSTPNSNQIYLDGWLKDTRAEKTKSTPDSNQVYLDGWLKDTRAEKAKSTSDSNQVYLDGWLKDTRAEKVKSTADSNQVYLDGWLKDIRSEKAKSTPNSNEVYLDGWLKDTRSEKEKSTSNSNQVYLDGWLKDVRAEKVKSTSDSNQVYLDGWLKDIRAKQTKSTPDSNQVYLDGWLKDIRAEKAKSTSDSNQVYLDGWLKDIRDEKAKSTSDSNQVYLDGWLKDIRAEKVKSTSDSNQVYLDGWLKDIRAKKEKSTPDSKQVYLDGWLKDTRS
- the LOC127086003 gene encoding uncharacterized protein LOC127086003 isoform X5; its protein translation is MTHKVVLFLLPFLLLLLINGQGSSARYIKLEQESVEEKEVDQPYIDGWLKNPLKNQKLIHDSNQVYLDGWLKDTRTERAKSSPDSNQVYLDGWLKDTRTEKTKSTADSNQVYLDGWLKDIRVEKAKSTPNSNQIYLDGWLKDTRAEKTKSTPDSNQVYLDGWLKDTRAEKAKSTSDSNQVYLDGWLKDTRAEKVKSTADSNQVYLDGWLKDIRSEKAKSTPNSNEVYLDGWLKDTRSEKEKSTSNSNQVYLDGWLKDVRAEKVKSTSDSNQVYLDGWLKDIRAKQTKSTPDSNQVYLDGWLKDIRAEKAKSTSDSNQVYLDGWLKDIRAEKVKSTSDSNQVYLDGWLKDIRAKKEKSTPDSKQVYLDGWLKDTRS